A single genomic interval of Streptomyces sp. NBC_01296 harbors:
- a CDS encoding phosphotransferase: protein MFEAPAPTPVDRMLAAQRHAADQFGLRATGRRAWGYRGRTLSSAAGPHWLRVVCAEAGAEGGKLWDGPSTSRALPASVPRPDLFRIRDWTTDGYAYRAELYAFAPDPIVSPRPVLDQDPGLPETWWKEMTTALDALADVPPPTDREAVREEYLRRVIPEFTGHQVDHVTWTTAHGDLHYGNITRGPHILDWEGWGRAPYGYDAATLYVYALLTPETAAGIRAQLAPVLDRPEARTGMLTICAQVLQAQDRVDFYAELASPVREYLAHL, encoded by the coding sequence ATGTTCGAGGCCCCCGCCCCCACCCCCGTCGACCGGATGCTGGCCGCCCAGCGGCACGCTGCCGACCAGTTCGGCCTGCGTGCAACCGGCCGCCGGGCGTGGGGGTACCGGGGCCGAACCCTCTCCTCGGCCGCCGGCCCGCACTGGCTCCGCGTGGTCTGCGCCGAGGCCGGCGCCGAGGGCGGCAAGCTGTGGGACGGCCCGTCCACCTCCCGCGCCCTCCCCGCGTCGGTGCCGCGCCCCGACCTGTTCCGCATCCGGGACTGGACCACCGACGGCTACGCCTACCGGGCCGAGCTGTACGCCTTCGCCCCCGACCCGATTGTCTCCCCGCGCCCCGTCCTCGACCAGGACCCCGGCCTGCCCGAGACGTGGTGGAAGGAGATGACGACCGCCCTGGACGCTCTCGCCGACGTCCCGCCGCCGACGGACCGCGAGGCCGTACGCGAGGAATACCTGCGCCGCGTGATCCCCGAGTTCACCGGCCACCAGGTCGACCACGTCACCTGGACCACCGCCCACGGCGACCTCCACTACGGCAACATCACCCGCGGCCCACACATCCTCGACTGGGAAGGCTGGGGCCGCGCCCCGTACGGCTACGACGCGGCCACCCTGTACGTGTACGCCCTGCTGACACCCGAGACGGCCGCTGGCATCCGGGCCCAACTGGCCCCCGTCCTGGACCGGCCCGAGGCCCGCACCGGCATGCTGACCATCTGCGCCCAAGTCCTCCAAGCCCAGGACCGCGTCGACTTCTACGCCGAGCTGGCCAGCCCCGTACGCGAGTACCTGGCCCACCTGTAG
- a CDS encoding tetratricopeptide repeat protein: MTAGDKDQQGSIDAAGADVAVTDTGNAAAVSGAIAVSGYRGPVPGSGGAPAAPVRISRTGDAAASEGGLANTGYIHQVSVEKLTMVQPSAPREPAPWPHQVGVIPPRARSFQHRAEAERLRVTVDGGGTAVLGQILTGMGGVGKTQLAADYAHTAWGDGSQVGGLDVLVWLTASSREALVSGYAQAGIELCRADPSDPEKAAASFLAWLTPKTAAMPCRWLIVLDDVTDPADLHRLWPPASPNGRTLVTTRRRDAALAADSRDTVEIGLFTEDEARTYVTTSLTAHGRVEPANEITGLVADLGRLPLALAQAVAYLIDSGDDIATYRQLLADRTTTLADTAPDRLPDDQALPLAAVWSLSIDRADTLRPAGLARPMLQLAAMLDANGIPHEVLTSSPALTYLAAHRTQASPGLARWLKWRPGRLQRFAAQATREDAMGALRTLHRLSLFEHIPGTPNQAVRVHQLIQRTIRDTLTPHHYNQTARTAADALIAAWPKIERDAALTQILRVNSTALVTCAEDALYQPDPHAVLSRTGNSYGQAGQVTAARDHFRHLTDVARDRLAADHPDALVARHNFAYWRGEAGDAAGAAADLAELLEHTARVLGDDHPGTLATRGNLAMWRGKAGDAAGAAAAFAELLADRVRWQGEDHPGTLVARHNLAHWQGEAGDAAGAAADLAELLEHMVRVLGDDHPDTLVARGNLAMWRGDAGDAARVVADLAELLADQVRLLGEDHPSTLVARHHLALRRGNAGDAAGAAADLAELLEHTARVLGDDHPGTLAARGSLALWRGEAGDAAGAAAAFAELLAAQARLLGEDHPDILVARHNLAYWQGEAGDAASAAAAFAELLADRIQLLGEEHPDTLAARHNLAHWQGEAGDAAGAAADLAELLADRIQLLGEDHPDILVARHNLAYWQGEAGDAASAAAAFAELLADRIRRQGEDHPDTLVARLNLAHWQGEAGDAAGAAADLAELLEHMVRVLGDDHPRTLATRGKAALWRGNAGDAAGAAAAFTELLADQVRVLGDDHPRTRATRGSLAHWRGETAETGRVSGSDR; the protein is encoded by the coding sequence GTGACCGCAGGAGACAAGGACCAGCAAGGCTCCATCGACGCTGCCGGCGCTGATGTCGCGGTGACCGATACCGGGAACGCTGCAGCCGTGTCGGGGGCCATAGCGGTAAGCGGCTACCGCGGACCAGTACCGGGAAGCGGCGGCGCCCCCGCTGCTCCGGTACGGATATCCCGGACGGGGGATGCGGCCGCGTCCGAGGGCGGGCTTGCCAACACCGGCTACATCCACCAGGTGAGCGTCGAGAAGCTGACCATGGTGCAACCCAGCGCGCCACGGGAACCGGCCCCGTGGCCGCACCAGGTCGGGGTCATCCCTCCCCGGGCACGGTCCTTCCAGCACCGCGCCGAGGCAGAACGGCTGCGGGTGACGGTCGACGGCGGTGGCACCGCGGTGCTGGGCCAGATCCTGACCGGTATGGGCGGGGTGGGCAAGACCCAACTCGCTGCCGACTACGCACATACCGCATGGGGGGACGGCAGCCAGGTGGGCGGCCTGGACGTTCTGGTCTGGCTCACCGCCAGCAGCCGGGAGGCCCTCGTGAGCGGATACGCTCAGGCCGGCATCGAGTTGTGCCGGGCCGATCCCAGTGATCCGGAGAAGGCCGCCGCTTCCTTCCTGGCCTGGCTCACCCCCAAAACGGCAGCCATGCCCTGCCGGTGGCTGATCGTCCTGGACGACGTCACCGACCCGGCGGACCTGCACCGCCTGTGGCCGCCCGCCAGCCCCAACGGCCGCACCCTGGTGACCACCCGCCGCCGTGACGCCGCCCTCGCCGCAGACAGCCGCGACACGGTCGAGATCGGCCTGTTCACCGAAGACGAAGCCCGCACCTACGTCACCACATCCCTGACGGCACACGGCCGAGTCGAGCCCGCCAACGAGATCACGGGCCTGGTCGCCGATCTCGGGCGCCTGCCGCTGGCCCTCGCCCAGGCCGTCGCCTACCTCATCGACTCCGGCGACGACATCGCCACTTACCGCCAGCTGCTGGCCGACCGCACCACCACACTCGCCGACACCGCCCCCGATCGCCTGCCCGACGACCAAGCCCTCCCCTTGGCCGCCGTCTGGTCCTTGTCCATCGACCGCGCTGACACCCTGCGACCCGCTGGCCTGGCCCGCCCCATGCTCCAACTCGCCGCGATGCTCGACGCCAACGGCATCCCCCACGAAGTTCTGACTAGTTCCCCAGCCCTCACCTACCTGGCCGCCCACCGCACCCAGGCCAGTCCTGGACTCGCGCGATGGCTGAAGTGGCGACCGGGCAGATTGCAGCGCTTCGCTGCGCAGGCCACGCGCGAGGACGCGATGGGGGCCCTGCGGACTCTGCACCGGCTCAGCCTCTTCGAGCACATACCCGGCACCCCGAACCAAGCCGTGCGCGTCCATCAGCTCATCCAGCGCACGATCCGAGACACGCTCACACCCCACCACTACAACCAAACCGCCCGCACCGCCGCCGACGCCCTCATAGCAGCCTGGCCCAAAATCGAGCGCGACGCCGCCCTTACCCAGATTCTTCGTGTCAACAGCACAGCCCTCGTCACCTGCGCCGAGGACGCCCTGTATCAGCCCGACCCACATGCGGTGCTGTCCCGCACCGGCAACAGCTACGGCCAGGCTGGCCAGGTGACCGCCGCCCGCGACCATTTCCGACACCTTACCGACGTCGCCCGAGACCGTCTCGCCGCCGACCACCCTGACGCCCTCGTTGCCCGGCACAACTTCGCTTACTGGCGGGGGGAGGCGGGGGATGCGGCCGGCGCCGCCGCCGACCTCGCCGAACTGCTGGAGCACACGGCGCGGGTACTGGGCGACGACCACCCTGGCACCCTCGCTACCCGGGGCAATCTCGCCATGTGGCGGGGGAAGGCAGGGGATGCGGCTGGCGCTGCTGCCGCTTTCGCCGAACTGCTCGCCGACCGCGTACGGTGGCAAGGGGAAGACCACCCCGGCACCCTTGTCGCCCGACACAATCTCGCCCACTGGCAGGGGGAGGCGGGGGATGCGGCCGGCGCCGCCGCCGACCTCGCCGAACTGCTGGAGCACATGGTGCGGGTATTGGGCGACGACCACCCTGACACGCTCGTCGCCCGGGGCAATCTCGCCATGTGGCGGGGCGATGCGGGGGACGCGGCCAGAGTCGTCGCCGACCTCGCCGAACTGCTCGCCGACCAGGTGCGGCTGCTGGGGGAAGACCATCCCAGCACCCTCGTCGCCCGGCATCACCTCGCCTTGCGGCGGGGCAACGCGGGGGATGCGGCCGGCGCCGCCGCCGACCTCGCCGAACTGCTGGAGCACACGGCGCGGGTACTGGGCGACGACCACCCTGGCACCCTCGCTGCCCGGGGAAGTCTCGCCTTGTGGAGGGGGGAGGCGGGGGATGCGGCCGGCGCTGCTGCCGCTTTCGCCGAACTGCTCGCCGCCCAAGCGCGGCTGCTGGGGGAAGACCACCCCGACATCCTCGTCGCCCGGCACAACCTCGCCTACTGGCAGGGGGAGGCGGGGGATGCGGCCAGCGCTGCTGCCGCTTTCGCCGAACTGCTCGCCGACCGCATACAGCTGCTGGGGGAAGAGCACCCCGACACCCTCGCGGCCCGGCACAACCTCGCCCACTGGCAAGGAGAGGCGGGGGACGCAGCGGGCGCCGCCGCCGACCTCGCCGAACTGCTCGCCGACCGCATACAGCTGCTGGGGGAAGACCACCCCGACATCCTCGTCGCCCGGCACAACCTCGCCTACTGGCAGGGGGAGGCGGGGGATGCGGCCAGCGCTGCTGCCGCTTTCGCCGAACTACTCGCCGACCGCATACGGAGGCAGGGGGAAGACCACCCCGACACCCTTGTCGCCCGGCTCAACCTCGCCCACTGGCAGGGGGAGGCGGGGGATGCGGCCGGCGCCGCCGCCGACCTCGCCGAACTGCTGGAGCACATGGTGCGGGTACTGGGCGACGACCATCCCCGCACCCTCGCCACCCGAGGCAAAGCCGCCTTGTGGCGGGGCAATGCGGGGGATGCGGCCGGCGCCGCTGCCGCTTTCACCGAACTACTTGCCGACCAAGTGCGGGTGCTGGGCGACGACCATCCCCGCACCCGCGCCACCCGAGGCAGCCTCGCCCACTGGCGCGGGGAGACGGCGGAGACGGGCCGAGTGTCGGGTAGCGATCGTTAG
- a CDS encoding NUDIX hydrolase encodes MRPTPNDPDAWYAYLAEGNRTQARKRVAADALIRNRAGHVLLVKPTYKPGWDLPGGMAEANEAPEAALIRELREELGLNAALRQLLVVDWVPPHGPWDDQIAFIFDAGTLDDTQATALRPHDNELAEIAFVPIDKAPALLRSRICNRLHAAVQACETGCPMYLHDGHRSGHPHPNRAVPRPGPAGTPG; translated from the coding sequence ATGAGGCCCACGCCCAATGACCCCGATGCCTGGTACGCCTACCTCGCCGAGGGCAACCGCACCCAGGCCCGCAAACGCGTCGCGGCCGACGCCCTGATCCGCAACCGGGCCGGCCACGTACTCCTGGTCAAGCCCACCTACAAGCCCGGCTGGGACCTGCCCGGCGGAATGGCCGAGGCCAACGAGGCACCCGAAGCCGCTCTCATACGCGAACTGCGCGAGGAACTCGGCCTGAACGCAGCCCTCCGCCAGCTCCTCGTCGTCGACTGGGTACCGCCCCACGGCCCATGGGACGACCAGATCGCCTTCATCTTCGACGCCGGCACCCTGGACGACACCCAGGCCACAGCGCTCCGCCCGCACGACAACGAGCTCGCCGAGATCGCCTTCGTCCCCATCGACAAGGCCCCCGCGCTACTCCGCAGCCGGATATGCAACCGGCTCCACGCTGCAGTGCAGGCCTGTGAGACCGGGTGCCCCATGTACCTGCACGACGGTCATAGAAGCGGCCACCCGCATCCGAACCGAGCTGTCCCCCGTCCTGGACCTGCGGGAACGCCAGGTTAA
- a CDS encoding IS982 family transposase gives MTNDLDALLTALYVKIDDEITDTRWLGRPPRLTDSELVCLAVAQAMLGFTSESRWLRFVHSRLGKMFPFVPKQPGWNKRLRAALPLVKRAVRLLATDTDFWFDNHWIIDSTPVECGRSRPTVKRSDLAGWAGYGYCASHSRFFWGLRLYLVCTPTGMPILWSLANPKLDEREVLTAMLDREPDTDTDRPGLLVITDKGFASKEFETDLAMRGAELLRPSFKREKRRKGESLLKSVRQLIESVNDTLKGQLDLEQHGGRTFEGVTVRVAQRVLALAAAIWHNHKTRQPITRSLIAYDH, from the coding sequence GTGACGAATGACCTGGACGCCCTGCTCACCGCACTGTATGTGAAGATCGACGACGAGATCACGGACACCCGGTGGCTGGGACGCCCTCCCCGGCTGACCGATTCCGAGCTCGTCTGCCTCGCCGTCGCCCAGGCGATGCTGGGCTTCACCTCGGAGTCCAGGTGGCTGCGGTTCGTCCACTCCCGCCTCGGCAAGATGTTCCCCTTCGTGCCGAAGCAGCCGGGCTGGAACAAGCGGCTGCGGGCTGCGCTGCCGCTGGTCAAGCGGGCTGTACGGCTCCTTGCGACGGACACCGACTTCTGGTTCGACAACCACTGGATCATCGACTCCACCCCGGTCGAGTGCGGCCGGTCACGCCCCACCGTGAAGCGGTCGGACCTGGCCGGCTGGGCCGGATACGGGTACTGCGCCAGCCATTCCCGATTCTTCTGGGGCCTGCGGCTATACCTGGTGTGCACCCCAACCGGCATGCCGATCTTGTGGTCCCTTGCGAACCCGAAGCTGGACGAGCGCGAGGTGCTGACGGCGATGTTGGATCGTGAGCCGGACACAGACACCGACCGCCCCGGCCTGCTGGTGATCACGGACAAGGGCTTCGCCTCCAAGGAATTCGAGACCGATCTGGCCATGCGCGGGGCAGAGCTGCTGCGGCCCTCGTTCAAGCGGGAGAAGCGCCGCAAGGGCGAGTCACTGCTGAAATCGGTGCGGCAACTGATCGAGTCGGTGAACGACACCCTCAAAGGCCAGCTCGACCTGGAACAACACGGCGGCCGGACCTTTGAGGGCGTCACCGTCCGCGTCGCCCAACGCGTCCTCGCGCTGGCCGCAGCAATCTGGCACAACCACAAGACCAGACAGCCAATCACACGGTCCCTGATCGCCTACGACCACTGA
- a CDS encoding AAA family ATPase, which translates to MPTRPTLAVVSGPPGTGKTTLAHSLAKELGCPAIIRDEIKQGMVMSTAAYEPGGDDPLNIPAMHAFFDTLSVLLEAGVTVVAEAAYQDRLWRPGLEPLTKIADLRIIRCTTPTPTIIERMTERAASDRHRAAHGDRQLLTDIAVGAYSPEGFVDISLDAPALIVDTSDGYRPGTAEIGAFIRAR; encoded by the coding sequence ATGCCAACACGGCCGACCCTCGCGGTGGTCAGCGGTCCCCCCGGCACCGGAAAGACCACCCTCGCGCACAGCCTCGCCAAGGAACTCGGCTGCCCCGCGATCATCCGTGACGAGATCAAGCAGGGCATGGTCATGAGCACCGCGGCCTATGAGCCTGGCGGGGACGACCCCCTCAACATCCCGGCCATGCACGCCTTCTTCGACACCCTCAGTGTGCTCCTTGAGGCCGGCGTCACCGTCGTCGCCGAGGCCGCTTACCAGGACCGGCTCTGGCGCCCCGGCCTCGAACCCCTCACGAAGATCGCCGACCTTCGCATCATCCGGTGCACCACTCCAACACCGACCATTATCGAGCGCATGACCGAACGTGCTGCCTCGGACAGGCATCGCGCGGCCCACGGTGACCGGCAGCTCCTCACCGACATCGCCGTCGGCGCCTACAGTCCCGAGGGGTTCGTCGACATCTCCCTCGACGCGCCCGCCCTGATCGTGGACACGTCCGACGGCTACCGGCCTGGGACAGCCGAGATCGGAGCCTTCATCCGAGCGCGTTGA
- a CDS encoding class I SAM-dependent methyltransferase — MPRSEAPYDGFADTFAREAADSPYNAHYDRPTVLELLGDVQGKRILDAGCGPGLYLAELKARSANVVGIDQSADMVRHTRTRLGPHVEVRQHDLNEPLTWAADSRFDIVLLALVLHYVEDRVRTLTELSRVLHPAGRIIVSTSHPTADWLTNGGSYFDARRAEETWSNGMTHRYWRQPLQAWVTEFSAAGLTIDRLVEHRPAASMPHEYPATYEKLNRQPGFIAFQLIKTPARPLA; from the coding sequence ATGCCACGAAGTGAGGCCCCGTACGACGGGTTCGCGGACACCTTCGCCCGGGAGGCCGCCGACAGCCCGTACAACGCCCACTACGACCGCCCCACCGTCCTCGAACTCCTCGGCGACGTACAGGGGAAGCGCATCCTCGACGCCGGCTGCGGCCCTGGCCTCTACCTCGCCGAGCTCAAGGCCCGCAGTGCCAACGTGGTGGGGATCGACCAGAGCGCCGACATGGTCCGTCACACCCGCACCCGCCTCGGGCCCCACGTCGAAGTCCGGCAGCACGACCTCAACGAACCACTCACCTGGGCCGCCGACTCCCGCTTCGACATCGTCCTGCTCGCGCTCGTCCTCCACTACGTCGAGGACCGCGTCCGCACCCTGACCGAACTATCTCGCGTGCTGCACCCTGCTGGCCGGATCATCGTTTCCACCAGCCACCCCACCGCCGACTGGCTCACCAACGGCGGCAGCTACTTCGACGCCCGCCGAGCAGAGGAAACCTGGTCCAACGGCATGACGCACCGCTACTGGCGCCAGCCCCTCCAGGCGTGGGTGACCGAGTTCTCCGCAGCCGGGCTCACCATCGACCGCCTCGTCGAACACCGACCCGCCGCCTCAATGCCCCACGAGTACCCCGCCACGTACGAGAAACTGAACCGACAGCCCGGATTCATCGCCTTTCAGCTCATCAAGACTCCGGCCCGGCCCCTCGCCTGA
- a CDS encoding glycosyltransferase family 2 protein, with protein MIIPTRDRPGPLHRALRSLARQTYRHFEVIVARDGGTPVDQVVGRWQHELPITLLDTAQPRGVSHARNAALIYAQGEHVAFLDDDDVFLPQHLADAADILRRGQADAVYGQALVSPTWIEDLPRISHGLPRKDYPFDAAFLAVANTIHTGSLVIRNPSSAPVRFDETMTHCEDWDFLLALHHTAGYRFTRLNTLTCIYHQLPRPGAVASAYQTSPTPFTRARATVYQRWPAPDRRTEAYRQWFREFDHRLDTRVAGGLPVAPHLFEHAIRSLHATFSAGREPDRTLLDQLLPSLGQWSRESSPLPAVPTLSGGTHATK; from the coding sequence ACCCGCGACCGCCCTGGCCCGCTCCATCGCGCCCTGCGCAGCCTCGCCCGCCAGACCTACCGCCACTTCGAGGTCATCGTCGCCCGTGACGGCGGAACCCCCGTTGACCAGGTCGTCGGCCGCTGGCAGCACGAGCTGCCCATCACTCTTCTCGACACCGCCCAACCGCGCGGCGTCTCTCACGCCCGCAACGCGGCCCTCATCTACGCCCAGGGCGAGCACGTCGCGTTCCTCGACGACGATGACGTCTTCCTGCCCCAGCACCTCGCGGACGCCGCCGACATCCTCCGCAGGGGTCAGGCAGACGCCGTCTACGGCCAGGCCCTCGTCAGCCCGACGTGGATCGAGGACCTGCCGCGCATCTCTCACGGCCTGCCCCGCAAGGACTACCCCTTCGACGCCGCCTTCCTCGCCGTGGCCAACACCATCCACACCGGCTCCCTCGTGATCCGCAACCCCTCCTCCGCCCCGGTCCGCTTTGACGAGACCATGACCCACTGCGAAGACTGGGACTTCCTCCTCGCCCTCCACCACACCGCCGGCTACCGCTTCACCCGCCTCAACACCCTGACCTGCATCTACCACCAGCTGCCCCGCCCCGGGGCCGTCGCCAGCGCGTACCAGACCAGCCCCACCCCCTTCACCCGTGCCCGAGCCACGGTCTATCAGCGGTGGCCAGCCCCGGACCGGCGCACGGAGGCGTACCGGCAGTGGTTCCGGGAGTTCGACCACCGGCTCGACACACGTGTCGCCGGGGGCCTGCCCGTCGCCCCGCACCTGTTCGAGCACGCCATCCGCAGCCTCCACGCCACGTTCAGCGCCGGGCGTGAACCGGACCGAACGCTCCTCGATCAGCTGCTCCCGTCCTTGGGGCAGTGGAGCCGGGAGAGCTCTCCCTTGCCGGCAGTCCCGACGCTGTCCGGAGGCACCCATGCCACGAAGTGA